Within Pseudomonas brassicacearum, the genomic segment AAGTGCAAATTTGCTGGCGTGCGTGGATCTCCAAGGCAATGCCTACAGCGTTGCGACCGCGGGAAACACTATTTATTTACGGGGTTTTGAAGCGGCCAGTCGTCGTTATTGGGCGCAAACGAACAGTCGTTACGGTCAGCTCACATTCTTTACTGGCTTGGCATCGGATGGAGAAAGCTGGGTCGGATATAGCCGGCGTGTGGGCTGGACGACTCTCAATCGTTTCTCGAGTTCTGGCGGTAGCGCGGGCGCATTTGTATGCGGACGCATGAACGGGTGTCAGGACTCATCGCGCTGATGTTTCACGTGGAACGTGAACGTTTAGGGAGATGAAACTCCTTTCATGGAAAAGGTTTCTTTAAATTCATTGTTATACTATAACATCTAATTTTGAACCTTCGATGGACCTTGACCATGAACGCGTTAACCCTGCCCGACGTCGCTGCGCAGGCTTCACGTCAAACCCTGCCCCTTGATTGGGTGGGCATGTGTGGCATCGCAACGCCGGTGCTGATTGACGGCCAGCGTCTCAGTGCAATGGCCGATGCGGGTGTCAGCCTTGATGACGCTGAGGCGCGCGGCATTCACATGTCACGTTTATACCTGGCGCTAGAGCTGCTTGAAGAGACCACGCTGTCGCCAGCGTTGTTGCGCCGAATCCTGCAGCAGTTTCTCGATAGTCATGAAGGCTTGTCCCACGCGGCATCGCTCAGTGTGCATACCGATCTGCTGCTCAAGCGTCCGGCACTTATCAGCCCATTGATGGGTTGGAAACGCTATCCAGTGAGCATCGAAGCCCACTTGAAAAACGCAGTGTTCCACGTGGAACTGAACATTCAGATCCCCTATTCCTCCACCTGCCCTTGTTCGGCCGCACTTGCTCGGCAATTGATCCAACAGCAATTCGTCGACGACTTCGCTAACAAGAAACTTGAGCATGCCGAAATCCTGGCCTGGCTAGGTTCATCGAACGGCATTGTCGCCACCCCTCATAGCCAACGCAGTACGGCGACCCTGAGCCTACGCCTGAACGCCGATGCCGACGATTTGCCGCTGCAGTCGTTCATCAACGAAGCCGAAGCAGCCCTCGGCACCGCTGTGCAGACCGCCGTCAAACGTGCCGATGAACAGGCCTTCGCCCTCGCCAACGGCCAAAACCTGATGTTCTGCGAAGACGCCGCGCGGCGATTAAGCACAGCCCTGCGTCGGTCACCCGATATCGTTGCGCTGAATGTGCGCGTCGTTCACGCCGAAAGCCTGCACGCCCATGACGCCGTGGCGCAAAGCTGCTGGACCCGGGACGCGTCATGATCAACTGCCAAGCGCTGTGCTGGGGCGCCCCCGGACAACCCCTCACGCCACCCCTCGCCATGCAGCGACCGGCCGGCAGCCTCACCGCCATCATCGGTGCCAACGGCTCGGGCAAAAGCAGCCTGTTGAAAGTGTTCGCGGGCCTGCAAAAACCGATCTCCGGCAAAGTCACCCTGGAGGTTCCACGCCGCGGAGGGGTTTCGTTCATGCCGCAGCAACAGCATCTGGATCGGCAATTCCCCATCAGTTTGCAAGAGTTGGTGGCCGCCGGTTCCTGGGGTAATCGACACACGCCAGCCATGCGAAGGCAATTGCTCCAGACCGTACTGGCCGACTGGGCGTTGACCGGCCTGGAGCATCGTCCATTAATGGCGTTGTCTGGAGGCGAACTGCAACGCGCCCTGCTCGCTCGCCTGAGCTTGGCCGAAGCGCCACTGCTGTTGCTCGACGAACCCCACGCCGCCCTCGACGAACAAGGCCAGGCGCTGCTGTGGAAACACATTCATCAATGGCATGCCGCGGGCAGAACCGTGGTGGTGGTGTGCCATGATCTGGCAGCGGTCCGCCAACATATTCCCCATACGCTGCTGATCAGCAGCACTGGCTGCGTACTAGGCCGCAGTGTCGACTTGATCGCCCAACAACCTCTGACGTGGGTGGCCTGATGCTTGCGGTCACTCATCTCTGGCAACCGTTTCAAGAGTTTGTCTTCATGCGCAGGGCCTTGCTTGGCGGCCTGGTGCTGGCGTGCAGCACGGCGCCGTTGGGTGTGTTCCTGATTCTTCGGCGCATGAGTTTGATCGGCGACGCCGTGGCGCACGGTATTCTGCCTGGCGCCGCCCTCGGCTTCTGGTTTGCCGGGCTGAGCCTGCCCGCCCTGACTGTTGGCGGCCTGGGCGCGGGCCTGAGCATGGCCGGGCTCGCCGCCTGGATTACCCGGCGTACCGGTCTAAGAGAGGACGCCAGCCTCGCGGCGATTTATCCGATTTCCCTGGCGGCCGGCGTGTTGATTCTCGGCATGGCCGGTAAACGCCTGGACTTGCTTCATCTGCTGTTCGGCTCGGCCCTGGCGGTAGACGGTCCGACACTCACCGGCATGCTCTGGGTTTCCGGTGCCAGCCTGGTGGCGATGGCATTGATTTACCGACCGTTGCTGCTCGATACCCTGGACCCACTGTTCCTGCAAACTGTCAGTCGTCTCGGCCCGTTGGCCCATGGCGTGTTCCTGACCCTGGTGGTGTTGAACCTGGTGATCGGCTTCCAGGCCATCGGTGCGTTGATGGTGGTTGGCCTGATGATGTTGCCGGCCGCCGCGTCGCGATTCTGGAGCCGTCGCTTGCCGCTGCTGATGCTGATCGCGGGGCTGCTTGGTTGCCTCTCGGTGTGGCTTGGCCTGTTGTTGTCCTTCTATTACTCACTGCCCAGCGGGCCGTCCATCGTGCTGGTGGCGGGCGGATTGTACCTGCTTTCGGTGGTATTCGGTCCGGTGCACGGTTTGCTGCGCCGCCCGCCTTTGCTCACATCCCAATGAGGTGTTTCCCAATGCGCGTTCTGCTCGTGCTGTTCACTCTGATGCTGTCCATGTCTCTGTCCGCCGCCGAAAAGCTTCAGGTGGTGACCAGCTTCAGCATCCTCGCCGACATGACCCGACAGGTCGGCGGTGAGCATATCCACATCACCAACATGGTCGGGCCGGACGCCGATGCACACACCTACGAACCCACTCCAGACGACGCCAAGGCATTGCTCAAGGCAAAATTGATCATCAAGAATGGACTGGGCTTCGAGCCCTGGTTGGATCGCCTGGTAACCAGCACTGAAACCACGGCTCCGGTGATCAGCGCCAGCCATGGCGTCATTCCGCGCTCACTGGATGAGGATGGCGAGACCATCCCCGACCCGCACGCATGGCACAACCTGGCGAACGCCGAGCTTTATGTCAGCAATATCACCAAAGCATTGGAAGCTGCCGACCCGGCCAACAAGGCCGACTACGAACGCAACAGCCAGGCGTATCTGAAGAAAATCTATGCCTTGCTCGCCGAAGCCAAGGCCAAGCTCGGTGCGTTGCCACCAGGCAATCGCAAGATCGTGACCTCCCACGACGCATTCGGTTACCTGGGCCAGGCCTATGGCATCGAGTTCATGGCGCCTCAGGGTTTATCCAC encodes:
- a CDS encoding glutamine synthetase; the protein is MRNHLKFVLASALLLWVLSASAQSSLLANCTRSANLLACVDLQGNAYSVATAGNTIYLRGFEAASRRYWAQTNSRYGQLTFFTGLASDGESWVGYSRRVGWTTLNRFSSSGGSAGAFVCGRMNGCQDSSR
- the folE2 gene encoding GTP cyclohydrolase FolE2, which gives rise to MNALTLPDVAAQASRQTLPLDWVGMCGIATPVLIDGQRLSAMADAGVSLDDAEARGIHMSRLYLALELLEETTLSPALLRRILQQFLDSHEGLSHAASLSVHTDLLLKRPALISPLMGWKRYPVSIEAHLKNAVFHVELNIQIPYSSTCPCSAALARQLIQQQFVDDFANKKLEHAEILAWLGSSNGIVATPHSQRSTATLSLRLNADADDLPLQSFINEAEAALGTAVQTAVKRADEQAFALANGQNLMFCEDAARRLSTALRRSPDIVALNVRVVHAESLHAHDAVAQSCWTRDAS
- a CDS encoding metal ABC transporter ATP-binding protein; translation: MINCQALCWGAPGQPLTPPLAMQRPAGSLTAIIGANGSGKSSLLKVFAGLQKPISGKVTLEVPRRGGVSFMPQQQHLDRQFPISLQELVAAGSWGNRHTPAMRRQLLQTVLADWALTGLEHRPLMALSGGELQRALLARLSLAEAPLLLLDEPHAALDEQGQALLWKHIHQWHAAGRTVVVVCHDLAAVRQHIPHTLLISSTGCVLGRSVDLIAQQPLTWVA
- a CDS encoding metal ABC transporter permease gives rise to the protein MLAVTHLWQPFQEFVFMRRALLGGLVLACSTAPLGVFLILRRMSLIGDAVAHGILPGAALGFWFAGLSLPALTVGGLGAGLSMAGLAAWITRRTGLREDASLAAIYPISLAAGVLILGMAGKRLDLLHLLFGSALAVDGPTLTGMLWVSGASLVAMALIYRPLLLDTLDPLFLQTVSRLGPLAHGVFLTLVVLNLVIGFQAIGALMVVGLMMLPAAASRFWSRRLPLLMLIAGLLGCLSVWLGLLLSFYYSLPSGPSIVLVAGGLYLLSVVFGPVHGLLRRPPLLTSQ
- a CDS encoding metal ABC transporter substrate-binding protein; the protein is MRVLLVLFTLMLSMSLSAAEKLQVVTSFSILADMTRQVGGEHIHITNMVGPDADAHTYEPTPDDAKALLKAKLIIKNGLGFEPWLDRLVTSTETTAPVISASHGVIPRSLDEDGETIPDPHAWHNLANAELYVSNITKALEAADPANKADYERNSQAYLKKIYALLAEAKAKLGALPPGNRKIVTSHDAFGYLGQAYGIEFMAPQGLSTEREPSAAEVAALITQIRQAKVKAVFMENIKDARLLKQIADESGAHIGGTLYSDALAASGPASTFTGLFEYNLNTLYEALSRP